One Formosa agariphila KMM 3901 genomic window, AAATCATTAGAATCAAACGTTATGTTATAGACACCCCAAGTTTTTCCATAAACTGTACTCTCCTTATAATTAGCATAACAACTACGGTCATCGATAGTTCCCACATTTACGGGGTTTGGAATATCTGTTTCTCTTACAGGGTTTGTACCTTCAGCAGTACATCTTGTAATAGCAGATGTATCTTCATCGGGCGCGGTTTGAGCTGTTACTACAGCTAAAAACATTAGAAAGTGTATTAAAATAATATTTTTAAGAGTAGTTTTTTCTAGCATTTTAAAGATAGTTTAGTTGGTGAATTTGATTTAAAGATCTATAACGTTAAGAACAAGTCTATCCTGTTTTATGTGGGCTTTAACTATACCATGTTTATAGGTTTTATTGAACCTTAACTTCATATTTTAAAAAAGAAAACACGGGTAGTTCTGCATTCAGAGAAATTACAGATTTCGATTTTTCGTTGCCTTGAGTAGCTTCCTCTTTCCATTCGGACCAAGACATTGTATCTTTTTCTTTATTATAAAGGGCAAAACGTACTTTAACTTTTGTTCCAGGCGGCACGTCTAGTTTGGCTTTTAGATTTAAATGTTCATCTGTAGTTGCATTAGGATTGGCATTGTAATTATATGCCATGATATTATAAATATTGTTAGAGACATCTTTAATAAAAATGGCATCCACATCGTTAGTTTCTAATAATGGCTTTCCATTTTTGGTAGAAGTATAATACGTCTGTCCTTGAATTGAAAAAAGTGCTTCTTGAGCCGCCTCAAAATTGGTGCCTTGCCCCCACTGAAAAACATTTTGCATATTATGCTCATAGAACATTTTCATGAGCCCAACTATAAATGAATTTTGTTGTGCTTTTGGCGCGTTTTCAAAAGCATTCCCTGCTTTATTTAAACTTTTTATCAACGCATATTCATGCATTTCTAGTTTAGCATTTTTATGCCATTCGGGTATGTCTTTTATCACTGCAAAATCTTTAGCATATACCTCTTTAAAAAGAGTGCGATCAGGTTTGTTGTAAAAAGGATAAAATGACACCCCTATAAAATCATAATGCACATTATTAGCCTTGCTCCATTTTATAAAATCGGTGCCCCAAGCATTTTTGGATGATCCCCAAAGAAAATGTGTTCCTACTTTGGCTGTTGGAAGTACTTCTCTAATGGCACTACTAGATATTTTATAAAACTCAAAAAACGCTTCTTTGCTTCCCGACCAATGTGATGGGGTACCGATTTCTCTACCTATATTAAATTGAATCTTTAACATAGATTCTTCTCCATAGGTATTCACTAAAAATTTCAAAACATCTTTTAAATAATTACTCCACGCATTGTAATCTTTTGGTGGCTCTGCATTTCCGTAAGTAGACACTTTTAAAGAATCTGCAACCAGCTCGCCATTTTTATTTCGTTGAAATGCCCAAGAAGGATTGTCTAATACGATTTGGTGTATGGCATACCCGGAGTTAATAACGCCGTCAATCTGATTTTTTAATACCGTAAAATCGGTATAAAAGGTTTTAGATTTTTTATCCCATTTATAAGAATCTTTGGATATATCAGGTTTTCCATTCTTAACAATACCACCTAGAGGTCTAACGATACATACTCGAGGTTTACCAAGTGGTGTTTTAATTTTTACACCATTTAATGGTGTTATTCTGTTAAATACATTGAAATGATAATCAATATTTTGCCTCGCATTCTCAGAATCTGTAAAGTCGGTTTGCAGAACTATTTGCGCTTGAATAGGAATTATAAAGATTACTCCAAATAAAAAACAAGTTATTATATATTTTAAAATATGACATAATCTCTTTTTATTTTTCATATATAGATTTATTTTATTGCTTTAACTATTTATAATTTTATGACAGTGAAAGTTCCTCAATCGTGAATTTCAGTAAGAATTTGTTTATTTACCAAATCAAAAAGTCTTTCAACAAACAATTTTCACAAATCTGAAGTAGAAATCTGTATCGCTTTACTAGGTTTAAAACCAATGCGATGTGCTATTATTTCTAATGTAGAACCTAAAGGCATTTTAAAGGGACCATTATAAATGTGCCATGTTTTCGACGTTTTATTTCCCGCAGTTACTATTTTGTATCCTACAGAAGCTCCTTCTGTATCACAACTTATGGTTATGTTTCCGTTATTTATTGAGACTTTTGGATCTGAAGTAACTGGTTGCGTGTTACTACCGTTCCATAATTTATTGATTAATTCCGATTCTGGTAAATTAGCGTCGTCTCCTATAGCTGTTAACCATCTGTCTAATTCTTTTCGTAATTCGACTAATTTATTCTGATACTCTGGATTATTTGCTAGATTTTTTAACTCGAACGGATCTGATTTGCAATCAAATAATTCTTCTTCTGGTTTCACGTCTCTAAACCATTGCATCTGCTCTTCATTAAGTTTTCCTTCTGCCTTAAGTCTTAGTAATTCCTGCATAGTAGGTATACGCTCTCTATAATCAATTGGCAAGTAATAGCCTTGTTCTGGTCTGTAGTTTCTAATATACTTGAAACGCTTATCTCGTACAGCTCTAATAACATCAGTCTCGGCATCAAAACGATCTGCCGCTGCGTGTATATAACTACGTTCTTTATTTTTATACTGTCCTAAGAAAGCCTGACCTTGCATATACTCCTTTGGTTTCTCTCCTATAATAGACAATAAAGTGGGTGCAAAATCTACAAAACTTATTAATTGAGGATCGCTTGTTTCTGCCTCAAGTTTATTTGGAAAACGAATAATCATTGGAGTATTTAATCCAGAGTCGTAAATCAATCGCTTTTCTCTAGGTAATGGTCCGCCATGGTCTCCATAGAAGAAAATTATGGTGTTTTCTAATAAGCC contains:
- a CDS encoding alpha-1,4-L-rhamnosidase, which gives rise to MKNKKRLCHILKYIITCFLFGVIFIIPIQAQIVLQTDFTDSENARQNIDYHFNVFNRITPLNGVKIKTPLGKPRVCIVRPLGGIVKNGKPDISKDSYKWDKKSKTFYTDFTVLKNQIDGVINSGYAIHQIVLDNPSWAFQRNKNGELVADSLKVSTYGNAEPPKDYNAWSNYLKDVLKFLVNTYGEESMLKIQFNIGREIGTPSHWSGSKEAFFEFYKISSSAIREVLPTAKVGTHFLWGSSKNAWGTDFIKWSKANNVHYDFIGVSFYPFYNKPDRTLFKEVYAKDFAVIKDIPEWHKNAKLEMHEYALIKSLNKAGNAFENAPKAQQNSFIVGLMKMFYEHNMQNVFQWGQGTNFEAAQEALFSIQGQTYYTSTKNGKPLLETNDVDAIFIKDVSNNIYNIMAYNYNANPNATTDEHLNLKAKLDVPPGTKVKVRFALYNKEKDTMSWSEWKEEATQGNEKSKSVISLNAELPVFSFLKYEVKVQ
- a CDS encoding sulfatase family protein, which encodes MLFLRFKFFNNRLLFVSVLCFVICVSCKREHKEIKIKGEKATELKLPERPNILWLVTEDMGAYIPPFGDSTVVTPHLSKLAKEGVIYPNLYSTSGVCAPSRAAIATGMYPSSIGANHMRTNSFTKERGLPAYEAVPPSNVRMLSEWLRKAGYYCTNNYKTDYQFKAPVTAWDESSPYAHWRNRNDDQPFFAVFNFTDTHESGLFEPYGLREIETRLYRAGDTTYQWKNYGASHANNRMSEAETPQYLSKDTKFNIPPYLPETDLVKRDMWKLYNNIGEMDNQVGAVLQQLEDDGLLENTIIFFYGDHGGPLPREKRLIYDSGLNTPMIIRFPNKLEAETSDPQLISFVDFAPTLLSIIGEKPKEYMQGQAFLGQYKNKERSYIHAAADRFDAETDVIRAVRDKRFKYIRNYRPEQGYYLPIDYRERIPTMQELLRLKAEGKLNEEQMQWFRDVKPEEELFDCKSDPFELKNLANNPEYQNKLVELRKELDRWLTAIGDDANLPESELINKLWNGSNTQPVTSDPKVSINNGNITISCDTEGASVGYKIVTAGNKTSKTWHIYNGPFKMPLGSTLEIIAHRIGFKPSKAIQISTSDL